Within the Streptomyces sp. YIM 121038 genome, the region CATGGACGGTGCCACGCCTGTGCAGGTCTTGTTCCCACCCGACGAGTACGACGCCGTACTGCGGCACGCGGACCGGCTCGGCCTCACCGTCGCGGAGTTCATACGGCGGGTGGCGACCGGGCACGTACGCCGGGGCGGCGACGCGCGCGCCGGGGCGGTCCGGCGGGGCGCGAGCGTGCCGCCGGTGCGCCGCCGCCTCGACGCCTCGTCGACGCCCGCGCTCCAGCGGTTCCTGGACACCCTGGCGACGGGGTCCTGAACCCGGCGGGGCCCTAAACCCGGCGCACGGCTCGCCCCGGCCGGGGCCTCAGCCCAGCGCGATCTCCGGCTCGTAGAGGTCGAGCCACACGGCCAGATCGAGGGCGCGCTCCATGCCGCGCCGCGAGGCGGGCCTGATCTGCGGCGTCTCGCGGTGCGCGAGGCGCCGCAGCGCGTCGCGGTCCACGAGGTCGAAGACCGGATGTCCGGGCCGGGCGAGCAGGTCCTTGGCGTGTTCCTGGAGCGCGAAGGCGTACTTCGGGTCCTGCGTCGACGGGTAAGGGCTCTTCACCCGGTCGTACACCGACTGGGGGAGCCGGTCCGCGGCGGCCTCCCGCAGCAGCGACTTCTCCCGGCCGTCGAAGGTCTTCAGGGCCCAGGGCGCGTTGTAGACGTACTCGACGAGGCGGTGGTCGCAGAACGGCACCCGCACCTCCAGGCCGACGGCCATGCTCGCCCGGTCCTTGCGGTCGAGCAGCACCCGCACGAAGCGCGTCAGGTACAGCTGGCTGATCGTGCGCATGCGGTACTCGAAGTCGCTCTCGCCGTCGAGGCGTTCGACCGCGGCCACGGCCCCCGCGTAGCTGTCGCCGACGTAGGACCGCAGGTCCAGGGTGTCCAGGACGTCCCGGCGCAGCAGCCCCGCCTCGTCGCCGAGGGTCTCGGCGTGCCGCACCAGCCAGGGGAAGGTAGTGCCGCGCCGCGCCTGTTCGTCGAAGAACTGCAGATAGCCGCCGAAGACCTCGTCCGCCGACTCGCCGGACAGGGCGACCGTGGAGTGTTCGCGGATCGCCTGGAAGAGCAGGTACAGCGAAGCGTCCATGTCGCCGAAGCCGACGGGCATGTCGCGCGCGGTCAGCATCTTCGCCCGCACCTGGGGGTCGGCCAGCGTCTGCGCGTCGAGGACGATGTCGCGGTGGTCGGTGCCCGCGAGCCGCGCCACGTCGTGCGCGTAGGGGGAATCCGGCGTCCCGCGCAGCTCGTCCGCCACGAAGTGGTCGCTCTGCCCGGTGAAGTCGACGGAGAAGCTGCGCAGCGTCTCGCCCGCGCCCTTGAGCTGGTGGGCGGCGAGCGCCGAGAGGGCGGAGGAGTCGAGGCCGCCGGAGAGCAGCACACAGCGCGGCACGTCGGACACGAGCTGGCGGCGGACGATGTCGTCGAGCAGGGAGCGGACGGTGGCCACGGTCTCGTCGCGGCCGTGCGGGTGCGGCCGCGTCTCCAGGCGCCAGTAGGTGCGGGTGCGCAGGCCCCGGCGGTCCACGGTGACGACGGTGCCGGGCTCGACCTCGCGCATGCCGTCCCACACGGCGTGCCCCGGCGTCTTCACGAAGGCGAACACCTCACGCAGCCCGTCGACGGTCACGCGCGCCCGGGCCAGCGGGTGGGCGAGGATCGCCTTGGGCTCGGAGCCGAAGAGGACGCCGTCGGACGTCGGGCGGTAGTAGAAGGGCTTGATGCCCATGCGGTCGCGCACCATGACGAGCCGCTGACGGGGGCCGTCCCACACGGCGAAGGCGTACATCCCGTTGAGCCGCTCGGCCACCTCCTCGCCCCACTGGAGGTAGCCGCGCAGCACGACCTCGGTGTCGGACTCGGTGGTGAAGGCGTGCCCGAGCCCGGCCAGTTCGGCGCGCAGCTCGGTGAAGTTGTACGTCTCGCCGGAGTACACGAGCGCGACCGTGCCGCCGGGCGTGGCCGCGGTCATGGGCTGGCGGCCGCCGGGCAGGTCGATGACGGCCAGGCGCCGGTGGCCGAGCGCCGCGGGGCCCTGTGCCCAGGTGCCGCGGTCGTCCGGACCGCGACAGGCCATCGTCTCCGTCATCGCGTCCAGGACCCGGCCCTCGGTCCGCAGCTCACGGTCGAACGAGACCCACCCGGTGATGCCGCACATGCGATTCCTCCCGCCGAAGTAGATGTATCTAGCAGCTATATCGACAGGCTCCGCCCCGAACCCCGCGCGGTCAACGCTCGCGTCACCCCGCGCACCCGGCCGACCCGCGGATTCCGGCCGCACCGGACCGAAGGTCAAGGAGTCACCACGGCCGGACAGCCGCTCCCACCGCGCCCGGCCACGCCAGGGGCGCATCTGGAACATCAGATTCCGGCCATCCGTAAAGCTTTGCTCAACACGCGGGCGTCAGACAGGCCTGCACGGCGGGCGCGTACCGTTCGGTGATCTCGGCGATCGCCATCGCCCGCAGATGGGGGCCGCGGGCGATGCCGTACATCACTCCGAGGCCGAGCAGCATCGCCACCGCCATCTCGGCGCGCAGCCCCGCGTCCGCGCCCGGGAGGCGCTCGCCGAGCCTGCGCACGACCTGCGTGCGGAAGTTGGCGCGCAGCACATAGCCGTGCTCGCGGTGCAGCGGGGCGAAGACGATGCGCAGGATGGGGTCGGCGCCCTGCTCGGCCTGGCTGGTGAGCAGGTGGTGGACCATGTGGCGGCCGAGGTCCGCCAGGGGCGCGTCGAGGATGGCCGCGGCGTCCGTCTCGAAGGACATGATCTGCGCGAACAGCGCGTCCTTGCTGCCGAAGTACTTCAGGACGAGCGGCGGGCTCACCCCCGCCCGCTCGGCCACCGCCTTCAGGGTGATGTCGGCGTGCGCGTGCCGCGCGAGCAGATGCCGGGCCGCCCGCACGATGGCGGCCTTGGTCTCTTCGGCGTCACGGCGCGCGGACCCCGTCACGTGCCGGTGCGGCCGCGGGGTGGAGCTGGTCATGGCGTCACTTTCCCTCACCGGCCGCCCGGTCCCGGCGGCCGCGTCCGAGGGTAGGCGGCGGGCACCCCACGGGCCACGGACGGTTGCACGGGGCGCAACAGCCCCGCCGCCAGCCGCACCACCGGATACCGGAGAATTCCCGGACAGTCGGGACAGTTCACGCGCGATTCTCGGACATCTTCCCCGGGGCGGAGTGAATGGCAATTCACCTGGCCCGGCGAATTGCCATTCACCCGCGAAGAGTTGACGGTACGTCGATTAGTGGGCCGGACTTCGCGGGCCGACCCCGGGAAACGATCCCGCGGCCGGACACCGGCTCGCCGCAAGGTCCGTACCTTTATGGCCGAGAGGCGCCGGGGCCGCCCCGGCGCGGGCGCGCAGACCGTCCCGCGCCGCGCCCCTCGGCGACCGCCACCCGGCCCGTGGGGCGCCCCGCACCGCTCCGCCATACTGCGGCCATGACCAGATTTCGTGTGGGCTTGATCGGTACGGGTCCCTGGGCGACCGCGACGCACGCGCCGGTGCTCGCCGCGCATCCGGACGCCGAGCTCGCCGGCGTGTGGGGCCGCCGCCCCGAGGCCGCCGCCGAGCTCGCGGCCGCGCACGCCACCACGGCGTACGAGGACGTGGACGCGCTCTTCGCCGCGAGCGACGCGGTCGCCTTCGCGGTGCCGCCGGACGTACAGGCGCCCCTGGCGGCGCGGGCCGCGCGGGCGGGCTGTCACCTGCTCCTCGACAAGCCGGTGGCCACGACCGCGGCGGCGGCTCGCGCCCTGGTCACGGAGGTGGAGCGGGCCAAGGTCGCCTCCGTGGTGTTCTTCACACTGCGGTTCGCCCCGCCCGTGGCCGACTGGCTGGCCGAGCGGGCCGGGGAGGGGCCGTGGTTCACCGGGCGCGCCGACTGGTACAGCTCGTTCTACGCGGCGGACGGGAGCGGCGCCTTCGACTCGCCGTGGCGGGCGAGCAAGGGCGGCCTGTGGGACGTCGGGCCGCACGCGCTGTCCGTCCTGACGGCCGTGCTCGGCGAGATCACGACGGTGACGGCGGCCCCGGGACCGGCGGACACGGTCCATCTGATCCTGCGGCACGCGGGCGGCGCGTCCAGTACGGCGGCCCTGACGCTGCGCGCCCCGGAGCGGGCGACGGGCGTGACGCTGGAGTTCCGCGGCGAGCGCGGGACGGCCTCCCCGGAGGCCTTCGAAGAGACAGGGTGGGGCGATTCGGGCGTCGCGTTTCAGTCAGCTGTGAGCGCGCTCGTGACGGCGGCACATGCCGGACGGCCGCACGCGTGTGACGTGCGATTCGGCGCGCGCGTGACGGAGATCCTGGCAGCGGCGGAAAAGCAGGTGGCGGTGCTCGACGGCACGGAGCAACAGGGCCGAACGCGGACTCGGGCCTCTTGAGCGAATACCAGCCACAAGGGCCGCCCGGAACAACACGGGGCGGCCGGTACCGTGGCCGCTACGTAATGGCGAGTGACGGCACCGGCCGCAGCCAGTGAACCCAGGAACCGAACCGGGTAGTAACTGCCACGCAGGTACACACTGCTCAGTTTCCGACCACACAGATCGGAATACGAACAACCGGTCCCGCGCGCTACCCGACTACGACCCCGTAGGCGGAGGGGGTATCCGACGCCGAGGAATTTCAGCCAATTTCATGCTCCCCGAACAAGATGCCCCTGAGTTGTGCCCGCGAGCCCACCGACGATCAAACCTGCAGGTCGGTGGCCCCGCCCACTCCATGATGCCGCACGAGCTGATCGTTTTCTTCAGGCAATGTTTATGCCCAAAGACGATGCGAATATTTAGACTGCTGACGCTCAACTCGGCGTGTACGAAGAGGGATTACCCACCATGAACAAGACGGCGCTGCGCGCTCTGCTCCGTGAACGACGCGCCCTCATCGCCCCCGAATCGCACGGCTTCGTCCGCTCGACGGGGCAGGGCAGACGGGCACCGGGGCTCTCCCAGCATCAGGTGGACCAACTCCTGCATCGCACCCTTGGTACGTACCACCGCCTCGAGTCCGGCAACTACCCCAACCCACCGACGGCCCTCCTGCGCGACGTGGCCCGCCTGTTCGGGCTGAACGAGCAGGAATGGGTCTCTTTGTGCCGGTACGCCCTGCTCCAGGACCCGCCGGGGCCGCTGCACCTGTCGTCGGGCAAGGAGGTGCCGGGCGTCTGGCGCGAGGCTGTCAACGGCATCGCGCACATCGCGTACATCGCGGACGCGTCCTGGGACATGCTCGTGTACAACGACGCCTGCGCCGCCGTCTTCCCCGGGGGCGAGGTCCCGCCGAACATCATGCGCTGGATGGTCCTCAGCCCGGTGGCCCGCGAGATCCTCCTCGACTGGGACACCTCCTGGGCACCCATGCTGCTGCCGCAGCTGCGCGGGGCGCTCGCCACCCGGCCCGAGGACGAGACCCTCCAGCAGATCGAGAAGGAGGTCCTCGCCGACCCCCTGGCCGCCCCGCTGTACGGCGCGGACAAGCCCTACCCCCACCCCGACGGCGACGAGCGGCCCCTGCTGCACGCCGAGAAGGGCGCGGGCTGGGTCACCATGTGCGCCGCCCAGCCGCTGACCGCTCCGGGCGCCCGGATGATGATCCTGGTGTTCCACCCCGGACGGGAGCGCGTCCACCCGCGGGCGCCGATGCTGCGGGCCACCTGACGGCCCACGCGGTCGGCCACCGCCCCGGCACCGCCCGCCCGCGTGACCGCGGGCCGGGCCCGCCCCGGCGCCACCTGATCGCCGCACGCGGGCCCGCTCCCGGCCGACGGCCGGGAGCGGGCCCGTACGACGGCCGGGAGCAGGCCCGTACGACGGCTCTTCCCAGGTCCGGGGCCCGCGCTGGAACCGCCACGCCAGGACGCACGTTCGACGAGGTGCAGTACGTTTCCTTATGCCCTCCACATCCGACCTGCACCTGGCGGGAGTTCCTCCGTGTCCGCATATGTCCTCAGACCCCAGACCGTCGTCGGTGACCACAAGGTCACCACCGCGGAGATCACCGACGACATACGCAGGCACCACCCCGACCACCCCCGTCTCAACGCGTTCCTACGGGTCATCGGCAACTGCGGGGTCGAGACCCGCTACTTCACCCGGCCCCTCGACTCCCCGACCGTCGCCGGCACGGCCGATGTGCACGAGCGGGCCACCGCGGCCTTCGGCGACGCCCTCGCCATGGCCGAGCGCGCGGCCACGGCCGCACTCGCGTCGGCCGGCCTCGCCGCCACCGACATCGATGCCCTGGTCACCACGCACACCACCGGCTGGTCCGTCCCCAACCTGGACATCCACCTGATCGAACGGCTCGGCCTGCGGCCCACCGTGCGCCGCATCGCCCTCACCACGCTCGCCTGCCCCGGCGGCACCCAGTCCCTGATCCGGGCCGCGGACCTGGTCGCCGTCCGGCCGGGCAGCAAGGTCCTCGTGGTGGCCGCGGAGGTCATCTCGTCCGTCTACCACCACAGCGACACGGGCATCGAGGCCATGATCTACAAGGCCCTGTTCGGGGACTCGGCGGGCGCCGCCGTCGTGACGGACGAGCCCCTGGGCCCGGGCCTGGTCATCGAGGACACGTACGAGTACGTACTGCCGGGCAGCATCGACCGCCAGCGCGGCCGGATCACGGCCGACGGCTTCCACTTCGACTCCACCAGGAAGGCGCTCACGGCCGCGGACGACGTCCTTCCGCAGCTCCTGGAGTGGGTCGGTCCGCAGCAAGCCG harbors:
- the asnB gene encoding asparagine synthase (glutamine-hydrolyzing) yields the protein MCGITGWVSFDRELRTEGRVLDAMTETMACRGPDDRGTWAQGPAALGHRRLAVIDLPGGRQPMTAATPGGTVALVYSGETYNFTELRAELAGLGHAFTTESDTEVVLRGYLQWGEEVAERLNGMYAFAVWDGPRQRLVMVRDRMGIKPFYYRPTSDGVLFGSEPKAILAHPLARARVTVDGLREVFAFVKTPGHAVWDGMREVEPGTVVTVDRRGLRTRTYWRLETRPHPHGRDETVATVRSLLDDIVRRQLVSDVPRCVLLSGGLDSSALSALAAHQLKGAGETLRSFSVDFTGQSDHFVADELRGTPDSPYAHDVARLAGTDHRDIVLDAQTLADPQVRAKMLTARDMPVGFGDMDASLYLLFQAIREHSTVALSGESADEVFGGYLQFFDEQARRGTTFPWLVRHAETLGDEAGLLRRDVLDTLDLRSYVGDSYAGAVAAVERLDGESDFEYRMRTISQLYLTRFVRVLLDRKDRASMAVGLEVRVPFCDHRLVEYVYNAPWALKTFDGREKSLLREAAADRLPQSVYDRVKSPYPSTQDPKYAFALQEHAKDLLARPGHPVFDLVDRDALRRLAHRETPQIRPASRRGMERALDLAVWLDLYEPEIALG
- a CDS encoding TetR family transcriptional regulator yields the protein MTSSTPRPHRHVTGSARRDAEETKAAIVRAARHLLARHAHADITLKAVAERAGVSPPLVLKYFGSKDALFAQIMSFETDAAAILDAPLADLGRHMVHHLLTSQAEQGADPILRIVFAPLHREHGYVLRANFRTQVVRRLGERLPGADAGLRAEMAVAMLLGLGVMYGIARGPHLRAMAIAEITERYAPAVQACLTPAC
- a CDS encoding Gfo/Idh/MocA family oxidoreductase; translated protein: MTRFRVGLIGTGPWATATHAPVLAAHPDAELAGVWGRRPEAAAELAAAHATTAYEDVDALFAASDAVAFAVPPDVQAPLAARAARAGCHLLLDKPVATTAAAARALVTEVERAKVASVVFFTLRFAPPVADWLAERAGEGPWFTGRADWYSSFYAADGSGAFDSPWRASKGGLWDVGPHALSVLTAVLGEITTVTAAPGPADTVHLILRHAGGASSTAALTLRAPERATGVTLEFRGERGTASPEAFEETGWGDSGVAFQSAVSALVTAAHAGRPHACDVRFGARVTEILAAAEKQVAVLDGTEQQGRTRTRAS
- a CDS encoding helix-turn-helix domain-containing protein, whose product is MNKTALRALLRERRALIAPESHGFVRSTGQGRRAPGLSQHQVDQLLHRTLGTYHRLESGNYPNPPTALLRDVARLFGLNEQEWVSLCRYALLQDPPGPLHLSSGKEVPGVWREAVNGIAHIAYIADASWDMLVYNDACAAVFPGGEVPPNIMRWMVLSPVAREILLDWDTSWAPMLLPQLRGALATRPEDETLQQIEKEVLADPLAAPLYGADKPYPHPDGDERPLLHAEKGAGWVTMCAAQPLTAPGARMMILVFHPGRERVHPRAPMLRAT
- a CDS encoding PhlD, which translates into the protein MSAYVLRPQTVVGDHKVTTAEITDDIRRHHPDHPRLNAFLRVIGNCGVETRYFTRPLDSPTVAGTADVHERATAAFGDALAMAERAATAALASAGLAATDIDALVTTHTTGWSVPNLDIHLIERLGLRPTVRRIALTTLACPGGTQSLIRAADLVAVRPGSKVLVVAAEVISSVYHHSDTGIEAMIYKALFGDSAGAAVVTDEPLGPGLVIEDTYEYVLPGSIDRQRGRITADGFHFDSTRKALTAADDVLPQLLEWVGPQQAEFAVVHPGSPRIIADTAAALGLEAVDTRHSTDTLAQEGNLGGVSVLRVLERTHSAPPADGARGYTVAYGPGFTTAALRCRWHG